From Endozoicomonas sp. 8E, the proteins below share one genomic window:
- the epmB gene encoding EF-P beta-lysylation protein EpmB — protein MITRYEDGVHTDKLSTRFLLPGEQPDDWKKVLADSVTDPEVLLNILNLPDTLLPGAIRSDKSFRMRIPRPFIDRMTRGDQHDPLLRQVLPLGEESEEVSGFSLDPLAEQSQNPTEGIIHKYQGRLLLIISGACAINCRFCFRRHFPYEDNRLGGDNWMQAIDYIRSQDSIHEVILSGGDPLAATDSRLARMVEALSDIPHVKTLRIHTRLPIVIPQRVTKEMLHWFCGGRLKPVMVIHCNHANEIDEQVEQALKKLRQAGAIVLNQTVLLKGINDDSGSLADLSHALFNAGVLPYYLHLLDRVQGAAHFDVNEERAKVLVNELMQKCPGYLVPRLVREVAGEASKTPIPVN, from the coding sequence ATGATAACCCGTTACGAGGACGGTGTGCATACTGACAAGCTATCAACCCGCTTTCTGCTTCCTGGAGAACAGCCAGACGACTGGAAAAAAGTGCTGGCAGACTCAGTCACCGATCCTGAAGTATTACTCAACATTCTGAATCTTCCAGACACTCTGCTGCCGGGAGCCATTAGAAGCGACAAGTCTTTTCGTATGCGGATTCCACGTCCTTTTATAGACCGGATGACCAGGGGTGACCAGCATGATCCGCTGCTCAGACAGGTTCTGCCTCTGGGTGAAGAGTCTGAGGAAGTCAGTGGGTTCAGCCTCGACCCTCTGGCAGAACAGTCTCAGAACCCAACCGAGGGCATTATTCATAAATATCAGGGAAGACTGCTTCTGATCATCAGCGGAGCCTGTGCCATAAACTGCCGCTTCTGCTTTCGACGACATTTCCCTTACGAGGACAACCGGCTGGGCGGAGACAACTGGATGCAGGCGATAGATTACATTCGCTCTCAGGACAGTATTCATGAGGTTATATTAAGCGGCGGAGACCCACTGGCTGCCACGGATAGTCGCCTTGCCCGCATGGTAGAGGCACTGTCCGATATACCTCATGTAAAAACGCTTCGAATACACACCCGCCTGCCTATTGTTATTCCCCAGAGAGTCACCAAAGAAATGCTTCATTGGTTTTGTGGCGGAAGGCTGAAACCCGTTATGGTGATTCATTGCAACCATGCCAATGAGATCGATGAACAGGTTGAACAGGCGCTGAAAAAGCTGAGGCAAGCGGGTGCAATAGTATTGAACCAGACGGTGCTGCTTAAAGGCATCAATGATGATTCCGGATCACTGGCTGATCTGAGTCACGCCCTGTTTAATGCCGGAGTTCTGCCTTATTACTTGCATCTTCTGGACCGGGTTCAGGGTGCTGCCCACTTTGACGTAAACGAAGAGAGAGCCAAAGTGCTCGTTAATGAGCTGATGCAGAAATGTCCGGGTTACCTGGTCCCCAGGCTGGTCAGAGAAGTAGCAGGAGAAGCCAGCAAAACTCCCATACCGGTTAATTAG
- a CDS encoding YicC/YloC family endoribonuclease, which produces MTSSMTAFARTQLQEGWGNLVWEIRSVNHRYLEPHFRLPEAVREVEPALREVLRKHLHRGKVECSLKLQLAEGQQQMNVNESALEALQSLVNKVETYFINASGVNPLEVLQWPGIMDNEETNMATVHVAAIKAFEEALIQLSDSRRREGAELEKFIRLRLEGVIEEVESVRSVLPDLLESQRQKIMDRLKEAKAELDPDRLEQELVFLAQKMDVDEELDRLSTHVSEVKHTLGKKGAIGRRLDFLMQELNREANTLSSKSINAGLTQSAVNLKVLIEQMREQVQNIE; this is translated from the coding sequence ATGACTTCCAGTATGACGGCATTTGCTCGCACTCAGCTCCAGGAGGGCTGGGGCAATCTGGTGTGGGAAATTCGTTCAGTCAATCATCGCTACCTGGAGCCTCATTTTCGTCTGCCAGAAGCTGTCAGGGAAGTAGAACCTGCATTGCGGGAAGTATTGAGAAAGCATCTGCATAGGGGCAAGGTAGAATGTTCATTAAAGCTGCAACTGGCAGAAGGTCAGCAGCAGATGAACGTCAATGAATCAGCCCTGGAAGCTCTGCAGTCATTGGTCAACAAAGTTGAAACCTACTTCATCAATGCTTCTGGCGTAAATCCTCTGGAGGTCTTGCAATGGCCCGGCATTATGGACAATGAAGAGACCAACATGGCTACGGTTCATGTTGCGGCTATCAAAGCCTTTGAAGAGGCTCTGATACAGCTGTCGGACTCCCGTCGCAGAGAAGGGGCCGAGTTGGAGAAGTTCATCCGGTTAAGGCTGGAAGGCGTTATCGAAGAAGTAGAGAGCGTGCGTTCTGTTCTTCCTGATTTGCTGGAGTCCCAGAGACAAAAAATCATGGACCGTCTGAAAGAGGCCAAGGCTGAACTGGACCCGGATCGACTGGAACAGGAACTGGTGTTTCTGGCTCAGAAAATGGATGTTGATGAAGAGCTGGACCGTTTGTCGACCCACGTTTCTGAAGTTAAACACACCCTGGGCAAGAAAGGAGCTATCGGGCGCCGACTTGACTTCCTGATGCAGGAACTCAACCGGGAAGCCAATACGCTGTCCTCAAAATCCATCAACGCCGGTCTGACACAGAGTGCCGTTAATCTTAAGGTGTTGATTGAGCAGATGCGGGAGCAGGTTCAGAATATAGAGTAA
- the rph gene encoding ribonuclease PH, with translation MRRPSGRTADQLRNIKITREYTMHAEGSVLVEFGNTKVICTASVDRSVPRFLKGSGQGWVTAEYGMLPRSTTDRMGREAARGKQGGRTLEIQRLIGRSLRAAVDLKKLGENTITIDCDVIQADGGTRTASITGACVALVDAIRHMQRKKIIKNDPFLQLIASVSVGIYKGSPVLDLDYPEDSNAETDMNVVMTEEGGFIEIQGTAEAAPFSQNEMTAMLALAKAGIDDLVKLQKEALAE, from the coding sequence ATGCGGCGTCCCAGTGGAAGAACTGCAGATCAGTTACGTAACATTAAAATCACTCGTGAATACACCATGCACGCTGAAGGATCAGTGCTGGTTGAGTTTGGCAACACCAAAGTGATCTGCACAGCGTCTGTCGACAGATCAGTTCCCCGATTTCTGAAAGGTTCCGGACAAGGCTGGGTGACTGCCGAATATGGTATGCTGCCCCGTTCAACAACAGACCGTATGGGCCGCGAAGCCGCCAGAGGCAAGCAGGGTGGCCGCACTCTGGAAATTCAGCGTCTCATTGGCCGCTCACTGCGCGCTGCTGTGGACCTGAAAAAGCTGGGTGAGAACACCATCACCATCGACTGTGATGTTATCCAGGCAGACGGTGGTACTCGTACAGCATCTATCACCGGTGCCTGCGTGGCTCTGGTTGATGCTATCCGCCATATGCAAAGGAAAAAGATCATTAAGAATGATCCATTCCTTCAGCTGATTGCTTCTGTTTCTGTTGGTATTTACAAAGGCAGCCCGGTTCTGGATCTGGATTATCCTGAAGACTCCAACGCTGAAACCGATATGAACGTTGTCATGACAGAAGAGGGTGGCTTCATTGAGATTCAGGGTACCGCTGAAGCAGCACCCTTCAGTCAAAACGAGATGACAGCCATGTTAGCTCTGGCCAAAGCGGGCATTGATGACCTGGTTAAACTGCAGAAAGAAGCTCTGGCAGAATAA
- a CDS encoding exodeoxyribonuclease III, whose amino-acid sequence MRVISFNCEGIKNAREKGLFGWLMDQDADVICLQDIREDEFAMEEDHYQLNGYFCYAYDGYDRKDCGGVAIYTRQAPKAIISGLGFPEADETGRYIQADFDKISIASMYVPEGHDAASQNFKYRFLDNYSHHLNKQRRKRREFIMAGTWNIAHRKIDVANWRDSEEVSGFQPAERGWMEGLLGDMGFFDAYREVDRESGKYSWWQNEFLRHDNLGMRIDYQIITAGMRHSVLNGGIYKNQTFSSHAPVIIDFDWELES is encoded by the coding sequence ATGAGAGTTATCAGCTTTAATTGCGAAGGCATAAAAAACGCGCGTGAAAAAGGCCTGTTTGGCTGGTTGATGGACCAGGATGCCGATGTCATCTGTTTGCAGGACATTCGTGAGGATGAGTTTGCAATGGAAGAAGACCATTATCAGCTCAATGGATATTTCTGTTATGCATACGATGGTTATGACAGGAAAGATTGTGGCGGTGTAGCTATTTATACACGTCAGGCGCCCAAAGCTATTATCAGCGGGCTTGGTTTTCCCGAGGCGGATGAAACAGGGCGTTATATTCAGGCTGACTTTGACAAGATCAGTATTGCCAGCATGTATGTGCCTGAAGGTCATGATGCTGCCAGCCAGAACTTCAAGTATCGCTTCCTGGACAATTACTCCCACCACCTGAACAAGCAGCGTCGCAAGCGCCGTGAATTCATTATGGCGGGTACCTGGAATATTGCTCATCGCAAGATTGATGTGGCCAACTGGCGCGATTCTGAAGAAGTTTCCGGTTTTCAGCCTGCCGAACGTGGCTGGATGGAAGGCCTGCTGGGTGATATGGGCTTCTTTGATGCTTATCGTGAAGTGGATCGTGAGTCTGGCAAATACAGCTGGTGGCAAAATGAGTTTCTGCGTCACGATAATCTGGGCATGCGTATTGATTATCAGATCATCACGGCCGGGATGCGTCACAGTGTCTTGAATGGCGGTATCTACAAAAACCAGACTTTCTCCAGTCACGCGCCGGTCATCATCGACTTTGACTGGGAGCTGGAGAGCTGA
- the pyrE gene encoding orotate phosphoribosyltransferase: MLDYQREFLDFALQEQVIRFGEFTLKSGRKSPYFFNAGLFNTGEAISKMGQFYAHALVNSGIEYDILFGPAYKGIPLATTTAVALSEHHNLNTPLCFNRKEVKEHGEGGNIVGAPLEGRVIIVDDVITAGTAVREVMEIIDQSPASPAGVMIALDRQEKGKGELSAIQEVERDFSIPVVSIVTLNDLLSYAEEHKDIKMHAPAIREYRERYGVS, translated from the coding sequence ATGCTCGATTATCAGAGAGAGTTTCTAGACTTCGCCCTGCAAGAACAGGTGATTCGCTTCGGTGAGTTTACCCTCAAATCAGGCAGAAAATCGCCCTACTTCTTTAATGCCGGCCTTTTCAACACTGGCGAAGCCATCAGTAAAATGGGGCAGTTCTATGCTCACGCCCTGGTCAATTCTGGTATTGAGTACGATATTCTTTTTGGTCCAGCCTATAAGGGCATCCCTCTGGCCACTACCACTGCGGTGGCATTATCTGAGCATCACAACCTCAATACGCCTCTGTGTTTCAACCGCAAGGAAGTTAAAGAACACGGCGAGGGAGGCAACATTGTCGGAGCACCCCTTGAAGGTCGTGTCATTATTGTGGATGACGTGATCACAGCAGGTACTGCTGTTCGTGAAGTCATGGAAATTATTGATCAGAGCCCTGCCAGTCCGGCGGGAGTCATGATTGCCCTGGACCGTCAGGAAAAAGGCAAGGGCGAATTGTCAGCCATCCAGGAAGTTGAGAGGGATTTTTCCATCCCTGTGGTCAGCATTGTCACACTGAATGACCTGTTGTCGTATGCCGAAGAGCATAAAGACATCAAAATGCATGCCCCTGCCATCAGGGAATACAGGGAACGTTACGGAGTCTCGTAA
- the slmA gene encoding nucleoid occlusion factor SlmA, producing the protein MDKTRKFSRKDQILQALAHMLENAPGERITTSSLAREVGVSEAALYRHFPSKAKMFEGLIEFIEDTLFSRVNLIMEEEQQALRRCGMILQLLLGFCEKNPGLTRILTGDALAGEPDRLRQRVFRLFDRLETQIKQVLRGAELSEGLRPQATPGAMANMLLSIAEGRICQYVRSEFKRKPTEQWLTQWEVLATVVFR; encoded by the coding sequence ATGGATAAAACCAGAAAGTTTTCCCGCAAGGATCAAATTCTGCAGGCACTGGCTCATATGCTGGAAAATGCCCCCGGGGAGAGAATTACTACCTCATCTCTGGCCAGAGAAGTGGGGGTGTCTGAAGCAGCGCTTTACCGCCACTTTCCCAGCAAGGCCAAAATGTTTGAAGGACTGATAGAGTTCATAGAAGATACTCTGTTCTCAAGGGTTAATTTGATAATGGAAGAAGAGCAACAGGCTTTGCGGCGCTGCGGCATGATTCTGCAACTTCTGCTGGGTTTCTGTGAGAAAAACCCTGGCTTAACCCGTATTCTCACTGGCGATGCTCTGGCTGGAGAGCCTGATCGCCTGAGGCAGAGAGTCTTCAGACTGTTTGACCGTTTAGAAACCCAGATCAAGCAGGTCCTGAGAGGTGCTGAATTAAGTGAGGGGCTGAGACCTCAAGCTACTCCGGGTGCTATGGCTAATATGTTGCTCTCCATTGCTGAAGGACGTATTTGCCAGTACGTGCGCAGTGAGTTCAAACGAAAGCCTACCGAGCAGTGGCTCACACAATGGGAAGTGCTTGCAACCGTCGTTTTCAGATGA
- the argB gene encoding acetylglutamate kinase has product MDKATQLPLHDRARVLTEALPYLQRFAGKTIVIKYGGNAMESEELKNAFAQGVVMLKAVGINPVVVHGGGPQIGSMLKRLNLETRFVQGMRVTDSSTMDVVQMVLGGLVNKEIVTLINNNGGRAVGVTGKDGRFIRARRLKVTHKTPEMSAPEIIDIGHVGEVESIDTGIVEMLQNSDFIPVVAPIGGDDSGLSYNINADLVAGHLAEALNAEKLLLLTNTPGLLSKEGELLTGLDSVQVEKLIADGTIYGGMLPKIQCALSAVSNGVNRAHIIDGRVPHALLLELLTDQGVGTLITGGHA; this is encoded by the coding sequence ATGGATAAAGCAACCCAACTGCCATTGCATGATCGGGCCCGGGTGCTCACAGAGGCGCTGCCCTATTTACAGCGTTTTGCAGGTAAAACCATAGTCATCAAGTACGGTGGCAACGCTATGGAGAGTGAAGAGCTTAAAAATGCCTTCGCCCAGGGTGTCGTCATGCTGAAAGCTGTGGGCATCAATCCTGTTGTTGTTCATGGAGGTGGCCCTCAGATCGGGTCCATGCTGAAACGCCTGAATCTGGAAACCCGCTTCGTGCAGGGAATGAGGGTGACAGACTCCAGTACCATGGATGTTGTCCAGATGGTACTGGGTGGTTTGGTCAACAAGGAAATAGTCACGCTGATAAATAACAACGGTGGTCGTGCAGTGGGTGTCACAGGAAAGGATGGTCGCTTCATCCGGGCACGTCGTTTGAAAGTGACTCATAAGACACCTGAAATGTCTGCACCGGAAATCATAGATATTGGCCATGTGGGTGAGGTGGAGTCCATCGATACCGGTATTGTTGAGATGTTACAGAACTCGGACTTCATTCCTGTCGTTGCACCTATCGGTGGTGATGATTCGGGTCTGTCTTATAATATCAATGCTGACCTAGTGGCGGGTCATCTTGCAGAAGCTCTCAATGCAGAAAAGCTGTTACTGCTGACCAATACTCCGGGGCTGCTCAGTAAAGAAGGTGAATTGTTGACCGGGCTGGATTCCGTGCAAGTTGAGAAGCTGATTGCTGATGGCACGATTTATGGTGGTATGCTGCCAAAAATCCAGTGTGCCCTGAGTGCAGTCAGTAATGGGGTAAACCGGGCCCATATCATTGATGGAAGAGTCCCCCATGCCCTGCTACTGGAACTTCTGACCGATCAGGGTGTGGGTACCCTGATTACTGGCGGTCATGCGTGA
- the dut gene encoding dUTP diphosphatase has protein sequence MKALKTRILDTRLGSEFPLPAYATDGSAGIDLRAMLEKPLTLEPGQTELLPTGMAIHIEDAALAAMILPRSGLGHKHGIVLGNLVGLIDSDYQGQLMVSCWNRSRSTFTIEPGERIAQLVLVPVVQAKLDIVDSFDETDRGVGGFGHSGTR, from the coding sequence ATGAAAGCACTGAAAACCCGAATTCTTGATACACGACTGGGTTCTGAATTCCCTTTGCCTGCCTATGCAACGGATGGCTCTGCAGGGATCGATCTCAGAGCTATGCTGGAAAAGCCATTAACACTGGAGCCGGGTCAGACCGAGCTGCTGCCTACCGGTATGGCCATTCATATTGAAGACGCTGCCCTGGCTGCCATGATCCTGCCTCGCTCCGGGCTGGGACATAAGCACGGTATTGTCCTGGGTAATCTGGTGGGCTTGATTGACTCTGATTATCAGGGGCAGCTGATGGTTTCCTGTTGGAACCGGAGTCGTTCGACTTTCACCATTGAGCCCGGTGAGCGCATCGCCCAGCTGGTGCTGGTGCCGGTGGTTCAGGCCAAACTGGATATTGTTGACAGCTTTGATGAAACTGATCGCGGTGTCGGTGGTTTTGGTCATTCTGGAACTCGATAA
- the coaBC gene encoding bifunctional phosphopantothenoylcysteine decarboxylase/phosphopantothenate--cysteine ligase CoaBC — MQRLRNKRILLGVTGGIAAYKSAELIRMLRKWDADVRVVMTKAACEFITPLTLQALSLNPVHLDLLDARAEAGMGHIELARWADVVLVAPATADFIARLTSGQADDLLTTLCLATSAPICLAPAMNQGMWRDQSTQQNIELLIERSLRIFGPDDGSQACGDIGPGRMLDPELIARHTAEMFEHDVLSGLNVLITAGPTQEALDPVRFISNHSSGKMAYSLAAAAVEAGASVKLVSGPVALETPDRVERIDVISARDMHQVVLGNIEGVDIFIGCAAVCDYRPVEVQEDKIKKNPDDPSETLEIRLVKNPDIVASVADLEEPPFVIGFAAETRNVLGYAIDKLRRKKLNLIVANDVSDDEIGFSSDNNEVTILGEDFEEPMPRASKTVLSRKILKIVARRFGKWKREHENTSGDQ; from the coding sequence ATGCAACGTTTAAGAAATAAACGGATTTTGCTCGGTGTAACAGGTGGCATTGCTGCCTATAAAAGTGCTGAGCTGATTCGCATGCTTCGCAAATGGGATGCGGATGTTCGGGTGGTCATGACCAAAGCTGCCTGTGAATTCATCACGCCTCTGACGCTTCAGGCCCTTTCCCTCAACCCGGTCCATCTGGATCTTCTGGATGCCAGGGCTGAAGCCGGAATGGGCCATATTGAACTGGCCCGCTGGGCTGACGTGGTGCTGGTGGCTCCGGCCACAGCCGACTTCATTGCCCGACTGACAAGCGGTCAGGCCGATGACCTGCTGACCACATTGTGTCTGGCGACCAGCGCTCCTATCTGTCTGGCACCTGCCATGAATCAGGGCATGTGGCGTGACCAGAGCACACAGCAGAATATAGAACTGTTAATAGAGCGCAGCCTTCGCATCTTCGGGCCTGACGATGGCAGTCAGGCCTGTGGTGATATTGGTCCGGGCCGAATGCTGGACCCTGAACTGATTGCCCGGCATACCGCTGAAATGTTTGAACATGATGTATTGAGTGGCCTGAATGTTCTGATTACCGCCGGACCTACCCAGGAAGCTCTGGACCCGGTGCGGTTTATTTCCAATCACAGCTCTGGAAAAATGGCATACTCTCTGGCGGCCGCAGCCGTGGAAGCCGGTGCATCGGTCAAGCTGGTCAGTGGTCCGGTTGCTCTGGAAACACCCGACCGGGTTGAGCGCATTGATGTCATCAGTGCCAGAGATATGCATCAGGTTGTTCTGGGTAACATCGAAGGGGTTGATATCTTTATTGGCTGTGCAGCGGTCTGTGATTATCGTCCTGTTGAAGTCCAGGAAGACAAGATCAAGAAGAACCCTGACGATCCTTCTGAAACGCTGGAGATCAGGTTGGTCAAGAATCCGGATATCGTTGCCTCGGTGGCCGATCTGGAAGAACCTCCCTTCGTTATCGGGTTTGCGGCAGAAACCCGAAATGTTCTGGGTTATGCAATAGATAAACTGCGTCGCAAGAAACTGAACCTGATTGTTGCCAACGACGTGTCAGATGATGAAATAGGTTTCAGTAGTGACAATAATGAAGTGACCATTTTGGGTGAAGATTTTGAAGAGCCCATGCCAAGAGCTTCCAAGACCGTTCTGTCCAGAAAGATTCTGAAAATTGTCGCGCGTCGTTTTGGCAAATGGAAAAGAGAACACGAAAACACGTCAGGTGACCAATGA
- a CDS encoding RING finger domain-containing protein, whose protein sequence is MRLFIFLVFNLSLTISTGYADICPICLHEINSGQQSTSLCCGHDFHEDCIKTLRINHRDLSCPVCRQRTPIHLGANSGDHRTCFGEEPLSQALTRPEFQAAMIAALQKGPASPKFLVFAAPFVKSQEHFPARDDISRELYEKLSTLFFHRLSELSEADHSKYEKGLEDLTDFLNVPETGAQ, encoded by the coding sequence ATGCGCTTGTTTATTTTTTTAGTTTTCAACTTAAGTTTAACAATCAGCACAGGATACGCTGACATATGTCCAATTTGTCTGCATGAAATTAACAGTGGTCAGCAAAGTACCAGCCTTTGCTGCGGACATGATTTTCATGAGGATTGTATAAAGACATTGCGAATAAATCATCGTGATCTATCATGCCCGGTTTGTAGGCAGCGAACCCCAATACACCTTGGTGCAAATTCAGGAGATCATAGAACTTGTTTTGGGGAAGAACCTCTGTCACAGGCACTTACCAGACCAGAGTTTCAGGCAGCAATGATTGCTGCACTACAAAAGGGTCCGGCCAGTCCAAAGTTTTTAGTTTTTGCAGCTCCATTCGTAAAATCACAAGAACATTTCCCAGCAAGAGACGATATTAGCAGAGAATTATACGAAAAATTATCTACTTTGTTTTTTCACCGTTTATCAGAGTTAAGCGAAGCCGATCATTCGAAATATGAAAAAGGCCTTGAAGACCTCACGGACTTTCTAAATGTGCCAGAGACAGGAGCACAATGA
- a CDS encoding flagellar protein FlhE, translating to MAQPFNASTISGAWADSVTGPTMYLRGRYYISCLMGSITSIPTNATVTLVQWSWNIANKPAGLIVYLCDTIGGCLNVSDYQSAGSEAFRGRSENAEY from the coding sequence ATGGCTCAGCCTTTCAATGCCTCCACTATTTCTGGAGCATGGGCTGACTCTGTGACTGGACCGACTATGTATCTCAGAGGGCGGTACTATATTTCCTGTTTGATGGGATCTATAACATCCATTCCAACCAATGCCACAGTGACTCTTGTTCAGTGGAGCTGGAACATTGCCAATAAACCGGCAGGGCTGATTGTATATCTCTGCGATACTATCGGTGGTTGTTTAAACGTTTCTGACTATCAATCTGCTGGTAGTGAGGCTTTCCGGGGACGCTCTGAAAACGCAGAGTACTAA
- a CDS encoding type II toxin-antitoxin system HigB family toxin has product MTQRQVRSTTSKKRYRSAGFISDNRLIFNIKGNDYRLIVKVAYRKGIVLIEWVGTHANYDQSH; this is encoded by the coding sequence ATGACACAACGACAGGTAAGAAGTACTACATCAAAGAAGCGGTACCGAAGTGCAGGCTTTATTTCTGATAACCGGCTCATCTTCAATATCAAAGGCAATGACTATCGCCTGATTGTAAAGGTAGCTTATCGCAAAGGTATTGTTTTAATCGAATGGGTTGGTACTCATGCGAATTACGATCAAAGTCATTAA
- a CDS encoding ImmA/IrrE family metallo-endopeptidase, whose amino-acid sequence MRITIKVIKTEKDHADAMERLMFLMDSCPEEGSKEDNELEVLALLIEKYETEKFPADLPDPIEAIKFRMEQEGLTRSDMKLYFGSASKVSEILNGKRDLSLTMIRKLHSGLGIPADVLIKERGASLPESNGIIWENFPLAEMKKKGCFPGFSGSINELKTYAEEHLRRFLGSVDSRYVEPALCRTSAHYVSDKEVDQFALLAWQVKVLQEAEKTKTDGPYIPGSITPEVMKELARLSWSAQGPKLAQEFLSHLGVKLVIEPHFGKTYLDGAAMMSKSDYPVIGMTLRYDRLDNFWFTLMHELAHVALHLNSDTTAFFDDTDSPEKDDFEHEADSAAAEALIEKSIWSKAKVRQSKSERDCKSLARELKINPAIVAGRIRHEDKNYSILNNMIGNKMVRQHFQS is encoded by the coding sequence ATGCGAATTACGATCAAAGTCATTAAGACAGAAAAAGATCATGCGGATGCCATGGAGCGCCTGATGTTCCTCATGGATAGCTGTCCGGAAGAAGGATCAAAAGAAGATAACGAACTGGAAGTATTGGCTCTCCTTATTGAGAAATATGAAACAGAAAAGTTTCCTGCAGACCTGCCAGACCCCATTGAAGCCATTAAGTTTCGTATGGAACAAGAGGGTCTGACCCGAAGTGATATGAAGCTTTATTTTGGTTCAGCCAGTAAGGTGTCCGAGATACTGAATGGAAAGCGGGATCTGAGTCTTACAATGATTCGCAAACTGCACAGTGGGCTAGGCATACCTGCGGATGTTCTCATTAAGGAGCGAGGTGCCTCTTTGCCCGAATCAAATGGCATCATTTGGGAAAATTTTCCACTGGCAGAGATGAAGAAAAAAGGCTGCTTTCCGGGCTTTTCTGGCTCGATTAATGAATTAAAAACCTATGCAGAAGAGCACCTGCGCCGTTTTTTAGGAAGTGTGGACTCCAGGTATGTTGAACCTGCTCTTTGCCGGACGTCTGCTCACTATGTTTCAGACAAAGAGGTTGATCAGTTCGCCTTGCTTGCCTGGCAAGTGAAAGTTTTACAAGAGGCAGAAAAAACGAAAACTGACGGCCCTTACATTCCTGGCAGTATTACACCAGAAGTAATGAAAGAGCTTGCAAGACTGAGTTGGTCAGCTCAAGGGCCAAAACTTGCTCAGGAATTCTTATCGCATCTGGGGGTCAAGTTAGTTATAGAACCTCACTTTGGTAAAACTTATCTTGATGGTGCAGCTATGATGAGTAAATCAGATTATCCCGTCATCGGAATGACTCTGCGGTATGATCGTTTGGATAACTTCTGGTTTACGTTGATGCACGAACTTGCTCACGTCGCACTGCATTTAAATTCTGACACAACTGCATTTTTTGATGATACCGACTCACCTGAAAAGGACGATTTTGAACATGAGGCAGACAGCGCCGCAGCTGAGGCTTTAATTGAAAAGAGCATTTGGTCTAAAGCCAAGGTGCGTCAAAGTAAAAGTGAACGTGATTGCAAATCGTTAGCAAGAGAGCTAAAGATTAACCCGGCTATTGTTGCTGGACGTATCCGTCACGAGGATAAAAACTACAGCATCCTGAACAATATGATCGGAAACAAAATGGTTCGTCAGCACTTCCAGTCATAG
- the radC gene encoding RadC family protein, translating into MTHQPQDTAIKALPVEERPREKLISRGPAVLSDAELLAILLRTGYKGTHVLTLANQLIQRFQSLDGLLCATPAQLQALKGLGKAKATELSAILEICQRVLSEKMSEQSTINCPDATRQYLQLHFRGCQREEFACLFLDTRHRVLALETLFQGTLDAAPVYPREVVKRALELNAAAVIASHNHPSGDPQPSQADIRITEALKKALALLDIRLLDHIIIGKGVSVSLAEQGFM; encoded by the coding sequence ATGACTCATCAACCTCAGGACACAGCCATTAAAGCACTTCCAGTAGAGGAACGCCCCAGGGAAAAGTTGATCTCCCGGGGGCCTGCCGTACTGAGTGATGCCGAGCTGCTGGCCATTCTGCTACGTACTGGTTATAAAGGCACTCATGTGCTGACTCTTGCTAACCAGCTGATTCAGCGCTTTCAGTCGTTAGATGGTTTGCTTTGTGCAACACCTGCGCAATTACAAGCTTTGAAAGGACTTGGGAAAGCGAAAGCGACTGAACTCAGCGCCATTCTCGAAATCTGCCAGAGAGTACTCTCTGAAAAAATGTCTGAACAAAGCACGATCAACTGCCCGGACGCCACCCGTCAATACCTACAGCTCCATTTCAGGGGCTGTCAGAGAGAAGAGTTTGCCTGCCTTTTTCTAGACACCCGTCACCGGGTTCTGGCTCTGGAAACCCTCTTTCAGGGCACACTCGATGCAGCGCCTGTCTACCCCAGAGAGGTGGTAAAAAGAGCCCTTGAACTCAACGCGGCGGCGGTTATAGCCAGCCACAATCACCCATCAGGTGACCCGCAGCCCAGCCAGGCTGATATAAGAATTACTGAAGCCCTCAAGAAAGCACTGGCATTGCTGGATATCAGACTACTGGACCATATTATCATTGGCAAAGGTGTATCGGTTTCCCTGGCCGAGCAAGGCTTTATGTGA